A stretch of Cytophagales bacterium DNA encodes these proteins:
- a CDS encoding DUF2135 domain-containing protein: MARPVIYRGIAANHVRIVIDWSSNDSDIDLWVIDPNGEKCFYGHKYTQMGGKISSDFTQGYGPEEFSLKEAERGFYTVYVNYFSESRQTITGPVTIYATLYTNYGTAQQQMERIAVQVTDNKESRQIAQLEFGE, encoded by the coding sequence GTGGCTAGGCCTGTGATTTACCGTGGCATTGCTGCTAATCATGTGCGGATCGTCATCGACTGGAGTAGCAATGACAGTGATATTGACCTGTGGGTGATCGATCCGAATGGTGAGAAATGCTTTTATGGTCATAAATACACCCAGATGGGTGGCAAGATCAGTTCGGATTTTACCCAGGGTTATGGACCGGAGGAGTTTTCATTGAAAGAGGCTGAACGTGGTTTTTACACCGTTTATGTCAATTACTTCAGCGAGTCGCGGCAGACCATCACTGGTCCGGTAACGATCTACGCGACACTTTATACCAATTACGGTACTGCTCAGCAACAAATGGAGCGCATTGCGGTTCAGGTAACCGACAATAAGGAATCCAGACAGATCGCACAATTGGAGTTTGGCGAGTAG
- the floA gene encoding flotillin-like protein FloA (flotillin-like protein involved in membrane lipid rafts) — protein MPVELLILAGIALVAIWLLLYIFPISLWITAIFSGVRVNLLELVFMRFRKVPPKLIVNSLIVGTKAGIKEINTQQLETHYLAGGNLTNVIKALIAADKANLNLSFQQATAIDLAGRNVLEAVQISITPYMIIVPAITGVSADGIQLIAEARVTVRTNIAQLVGGSGEETIKARVGQGIISQIGASTNYKIVLEQPEDISKLVLSSGLDAGTAYEILSIDIADINIGQNIGAKLQIDQASADLEIAQAKAEEKRAQAVALEQEMLAQVQKARALVIEAEAEVPAALSDAFRKGLLIRGGFKKKG, from the coding sequence ATGCCAGTTGAACTATTGATCTTAGCAGGAATCGCATTAGTCGCCATTTGGCTACTTCTTTACATTTTCCCAATTAGTCTGTGGATCACGGCCATCTTCTCAGGCGTTCGGGTCAACTTATTGGAACTGGTGTTCATGCGCTTCCGTAAAGTACCTCCAAAGTTAATCGTCAACTCATTGATCGTCGGTACGAAAGCAGGGATCAAAGAAATCAATACGCAACAACTGGAAACTCACTATCTGGCCGGAGGCAATCTTACCAACGTGATCAAAGCCCTTATCGCTGCGGATAAAGCAAATCTCAATTTGTCTTTTCAGCAAGCTACCGCCATCGATCTGGCGGGCAGGAATGTACTGGAAGCGGTACAAATCTCCATCACCCCCTACATGATTATCGTTCCGGCCATTACCGGGGTATCCGCTGACGGTATTCAGCTCATTGCAGAAGCCCGGGTAACTGTACGTACCAACATTGCCCAACTCGTGGGTGGTTCTGGCGAAGAAACCATCAAAGCCCGCGTCGGACAGGGCATCATCTCCCAGATCGGTGCTTCCACGAATTACAAAATCGTTCTGGAACAGCCCGAAGACATCTCCAAACTGGTCTTATCCAGTGGACTGGATGCAGGTACGGCTTACGAAATCTTGTCCATCGATATCGCCGACATCAACATCGGTCAAAACATCGGTGCCAAGTTGCAAATTGATCAGGCCTCAGCGGATCTGGAAATTGCTCAGGCCAAAGCCGAAGAAAAGCGCGCTCAGGCTGTGGCCCTTGAGCAGGAAATGCTGGCGCAAGTTCAAAAAGCCCGTGCACTCGTCATCGAGGCAGAGGCAGAAGTACCTGCAGCACTTTCCGACGCCTTTAGAAAAGGATTATTGATTCGGGGTGGATTTAAAAAGAAAGGATAA
- a CDS encoding DUF262 domain-containing HNH endonuclease family protein — protein sequence MAELSVSRKTIGKLLGDMQGRMFIIPDFQRPYKWDEEKCETLWNDIENFALTEAKAGAEYFLGTIVSYINARKNQEVIDGQQRLTSFFLLLRAFYKKLEGMPEDEDVIGLKNQVAPCIWDINPISQKVTDKTVIHIQSQVATEEDNEVFHGILQSGETDDSRSDNYSINYRFFKKCCDNYATEHPMQWKQLCITILQQCIILPIECDTPETALTIFSTLNDRGMPLSDSDIFKAQLYRNFEHEEDRRNFTEDWKVLTQVCAGAFMDIDDVFRYYSHVIRARNGDRSKEIGLRRFYAHDSYARLKAPELMEEVMSLADFWSAVNTGEDPDGDTPFTLSFNSRKYFHCLVNYPNEYWKYITSVFFLKNRGSNSFDDDLVEFLANLVAFLFAKFIEKPSVNAIKDDIYSGNIAIQNNSEIVFRYAYVEENLSEWIVDYYRSKIARALLLLHAYLNPEQTSLIPRFDIEHIFPKRWQDTNYNGWNIEDAWDYLDRFGNKVVLERKINIQAGNGYFGVKQARYISSSIASVIDLANYPKPDWLKEDIELREEQFVRDIMGFFREYLG from the coding sequence ATGGCAGAACTTAGTGTTAGTCGAAAGACCATCGGCAAACTCCTTGGAGACATGCAAGGAAGAATGTTTATCATTCCCGATTTTCAGCGTCCTTATAAATGGGATGAAGAGAAATGTGAAACCTTATGGAATGATATCGAAAACTTTGCTTTGACGGAAGCAAAGGCTGGAGCCGAGTATTTTTTAGGAACCATCGTAAGTTACATCAATGCACGAAAAAATCAGGAAGTCATCGATGGGCAACAGCGTTTAACTTCCTTTTTTCTGCTTTTACGCGCTTTTTATAAGAAGCTTGAGGGAATGCCGGAGGATGAAGATGTGATAGGACTTAAGAATCAAGTGGCTCCGTGTATCTGGGACATAAACCCCATCTCACAGAAAGTGACGGACAAAACCGTCATTCATATTCAGTCTCAGGTGGCTACAGAAGAGGACAATGAGGTTTTTCATGGTATTTTACAATCTGGCGAGACGGATGATTCGCGATCAGATAACTACAGCATCAATTATAGATTCTTCAAGAAATGTTGTGATAATTATGCCACAGAACACCCAATGCAATGGAAGCAACTCTGCATTACAATTCTTCAGCAGTGCATCATTCTTCCCATAGAATGTGATACACCCGAAACTGCGCTAACCATTTTCTCTACATTGAATGACCGGGGGATGCCGCTTTCAGATTCGGATATCTTCAAAGCTCAGCTATATCGCAATTTTGAGCATGAAGAGGATAGACGGAATTTTACAGAAGACTGGAAGGTACTGACACAGGTATGTGCAGGTGCCTTTATGGACATTGATGATGTATTTAGGTATTACTCGCATGTGATCAGAGCAAGAAATGGGGATCGATCCAAAGAAATTGGATTAAGAAGGTTTTATGCACATGACAGCTATGCCAGACTTAAAGCTCCTGAATTGATGGAAGAGGTCATGAGTCTTGCCGATTTCTGGAGTGCTGTAAATACGGGTGAGGATCCGGATGGAGATACTCCTTTTACGCTATCATTTAATTCCAGGAAATATTTTCATTGTTTAGTGAACTATCCGAATGAGTATTGGAAGTACATCACCAGCGTATTTTTTTTGAAGAATAGAGGTAGCAATTCTTTCGATGATGATTTAGTTGAATTCCTGGCTAACCTGGTTGCATTCCTCTTCGCAAAATTCATCGAGAAACCATCGGTAAATGCCATTAAAGATGATATTTATTCAGGAAACATCGCCATTCAAAACAATAGTGAAATAGTGTTTAGATATGCTTATGTAGAAGAGAATTTGTCTGAGTGGATTGTTGACTATTACCGCTCAAAGATTGCTCGCGCCTTATTGTTATTACATGCTTACCTAAATCCGGAACAGACATCATTGATTCCCAGGTTTGATATTGAGCATATTTTCCCGAAAAGATGGCAGGACACCAATTACAATGGCTGGAATATTGAAGATGCCTGGGATTATTTAGATCGTTTCGGTAATAAGGTTGTCTTAGAACGAAAGATAAATATTCAGGCGGGAAATGGTTATTTCGGAGTTAAACAGGCTAGGTACATTTCATCTTCCATTGCATCTGTTATTGATCTGGCCAATTACCCAAAACCGGATTGGCTAAAAGAAGATATAGAACTTAGAGAGGAACAGTTTGTACGGGATATTATGGGCTTTTTTCGAGAATACTTAGGTTAG
- a CDS encoding site-specific DNA-methyltransferase: MDEEKLDLQSPDIVNQNLEKLADLFPNCVTEGPDGKVVDFDLLKQELNHEVIEGNKERYRLEWPGKREAIVTANLPTTKTLRPIREDSVDFDNTENLYIEGDNLEVLKLLQESYLGKIKMIYIDPPYNTGNDFVYRDHFRKSGQEELIDSGQVDEANQRLVANPESAGRYHSDWLSMMYPRLKLARNLLDQDGLIFISIDDNEVHNLRRVCDEIFGDENLLGSFQWRRRQTTDNRNQTRVSVDHECVLAYSKSSIASLRGKDIDESKYKNPDQDPRGPWASTNLSGLATATQRPNLHYNIVDPKTGIEYAPNPNRGWSKSRETVEKMIDDGRILFPSKPDGRPREKKFLSSLNSTVTGFSTWLESKEVAFNTDGTRELTELLDGKYFDFPKPLKLLTKFIEQGTTEDSLVLDFFSGSSATAHAVMQMNLRDSGNRKYIMVQLSEATNDKSAAYNAGYKTICEIGKERIRRAAKKIKEEKLEKAKKDGLFADFTDEQDYGFRVYRLDSSNMQDVYYSPQDYGQSNLDLFADNVKPDRTADDLLAQVMLDWGLPLSLKIEPATIAGKQLFKVAEDSLYACFDQGIDEDFAKAIAADKPLRIVFKDSGFRNDTAKTNVKQLLKQLSPETEMKVI; encoded by the coding sequence ATGGACGAAGAAAAACTGGACCTCCAATCACCTGATATAGTCAACCAAAACCTAGAAAAACTCGCGGACTTATTCCCAAACTGCGTCACTGAAGGACCCGATGGCAAAGTGGTGGATTTTGACCTATTGAAACAGGAACTCAACCATGAGGTAATAGAAGGCAACAAAGAACGCTACCGACTGGAGTGGCCGGGCAAGCGAGAAGCCATCGTCACCGCCAACTTACCTACCACCAAAACCCTGCGCCCCATCCGGGAAGACTCGGTAGACTTTGACAATACCGAAAACCTCTACATAGAAGGTGACAACCTGGAGGTGCTCAAGCTCCTGCAAGAAAGCTACCTGGGCAAGATCAAAATGATCTACATTGACCCACCCTACAACACGGGTAATGATTTTGTTTACAGAGATCACTTCCGTAAAAGTGGCCAGGAAGAATTGATCGACAGTGGTCAGGTTGATGAAGCGAATCAACGGCTTGTCGCTAACCCTGAATCAGCAGGACGTTATCATTCCGATTGGTTGAGTATGATGTATCCTAGATTGAAATTAGCTAGAAACCTTCTTGACCAAGATGGCTTAATTTTCATTTCAATTGATGATAATGAGGTTCACAACCTTCGGAGGGTTTGTGACGAAATATTCGGTGATGAAAACTTACTTGGATCTTTTCAATGGAGAAGGCGACAAACGACAGATAATAGAAATCAAACTAGAGTATCCGTTGATCATGAATGTGTTTTAGCCTATTCGAAATCAAGTATTGCTTCACTCAGAGGTAAGGATATTGATGAATCGAAATACAAAAACCCTGATCAAGACCCCCGAGGCCCTTGGGCTAGTACTAATTTATCAGGTTTGGCAACTGCAACTCAAAGGCCTAACCTTCACTATAATATTGTTGATCCCAAAACAGGAATAGAATATGCTCCAAACCCAAATAGAGGATGGTCAAAAAGTAGAGAAACAGTCGAGAAAATGATTGATGATGGACGAATTCTCTTCCCATCGAAACCAGACGGGCGTCCAAGAGAAAAAAAGTTTCTTTCTAGTCTTAACAGCACTGTTACAGGGTTTTCTACATGGTTAGAATCAAAAGAAGTGGCATTCAATACTGACGGAACTAGAGAGCTAACAGAATTGCTTGATGGAAAATACTTTGACTTTCCAAAACCGCTCAAGCTATTAACTAAATTCATTGAACAAGGTACAACTGAAGATAGCCTAGTACTAGACTTTTTTTCAGGCTCCTCTGCGACAGCCCATGCGGTAATGCAAATGAATCTACGGGATTCTGGCAATCGTAAATATATAATGGTTCAACTTTCTGAAGCTACCAATGATAAAAGTGCAGCATATAATGCAGGATATAAAACTATTTGTGAAATAGGCAAAGAACGCATTCGACGTGCTGCCAAAAAAATCAAAGAAGAAAAGCTGGAGAAGGCCAAGAAGGATGGCTTGTTTGCGGACTTCACGGATGAGCAGGACTATGGCTTTCGGGTCTACCGGCTGGACAGCAGCAACATGCAGGATGTGTACTACAGCCCTCAAGACTATGGCCAAAGTAACCTGGACTTGTTCGCGGATAATGTGAAGCCGGATCGCACCGCCGACGACCTGCTGGCTCAGGTGATGTTGGATTGGGGTCTTCCCCTATCGCTTAAAATCGAACCAGCCACCATAGCAGGCAAACAACTCTTCAAAGTGGCGGAGGACTCCCTCTACGCATGCTTCGACCAAGGAATAGACGAAGATTTTGCCAAGGCCATTGCCGCAGACAAACCCCTGCGCATCGTCTTCAAAGACAGTGGCTTTAGAAACGACACGGCCAAGACCAACGTAAAGCAGTTGCTGAAGCAGCTCAGTCCTGAAACGGAAATGAAAGTGATCTGA
- a CDS encoding response regulator → MSEKASILVVEDEAILGMDMVNRLKKMGYEVLPLAKNPEQALAQLAERQPDLLMLDIHLGDRHIDGIELATKIKQQYQLPFIFLTSHAEGEYIERAKAVKPSAYILKPFKDKEISIAIEMALANFTRQDRETVTIKDSLFLKKEDRFERVKFQQILWLEADSNYTEIHTTADTFIYSVVLKKVELVLPKDQFYRVHRSYIVNKESITGFSGNMLLIDDHKIPVSTQYRNMVFGWFNTI, encoded by the coding sequence ATGAGCGAGAAAGCAAGCATACTTGTCGTAGAAGATGAAGCCATCCTGGGGATGGACATGGTCAACCGGCTGAAGAAAATGGGGTATGAGGTTTTGCCTTTGGCGAAGAACCCCGAGCAGGCTTTAGCGCAACTGGCTGAAAGACAACCTGATCTTCTTATGCTTGATATCCATCTCGGCGACCGTCACATCGACGGGATCGAGCTGGCGACGAAGATCAAACAGCAATACCAGTTACCTTTTATTTTCCTCACCTCCCACGCAGAAGGGGAGTACATTGAAAGGGCCAAAGCCGTCAAGCCCTCTGCGTATATCCTGAAGCCCTTCAAGGACAAAGAAATCAGTATTGCTATCGAAATGGCTCTGGCCAATTTTACAAGGCAGGATCGCGAAACGGTAACCATCAAAGATTCACTTTTTCTCAAAAAAGAAGACCGCTTTGAGCGAGTGAAGTTTCAACAAATATTGTGGCTGGAAGCAGATAGCAACTACACGGAGATCCATACAACAGCTGATACGTTTATCTACTCGGTTGTACTCAAGAAAGTGGAATTGGTATTGCCAAAAGATCAGTTCTATCGCGTTCATCGGAGCTACATCGTCAATAAAGAAAGTATCACAGGGTTTTCCGGGAATATGCTATTGATCGATGACCATAAAATTCCGGTCAGTACGCAATACCGAAACATGGTCTTTGGGTGGTTCAATACGATTTAG
- a CDS encoding PEP/pyruvate-binding domain-containing protein, translating to MLRVLLTCFLFLGLLSGYGQSIYTGTVTDIVSGSPLDGMSVDMVLEDGIVSTVTNRDGNFFLEYNNTVVASDQPVVLRNTLAWSEQENVRVELFDLGGRVLRRERVVTDRYIIPSLKPGMFVMRVTVNGSVFGYKVVSNGLQTYLVDLRAQHFRFLESSDTLIFNKADYLERRMVVHQSNGHQHIRMLRTSYQDNLDFLPELSDPIVFDLLGGNPPRSNLSDVTSIKLIYDMDRDRIYYQNTSKYIYHFQFAEQVLGYDKGHFTYNITQYQEHPDRRYLMGSVNYYHTQDRYVLQLVTANEMSCSQLKTLFNKISETSYFGEELTFLMQTDRYETCDGIRKIDPDELLEGQNFQAMNAGINYGYLRKVRLEDLETTYLGRRDLVVLDGIPNDIPVVAGIITTAYQTPLSHINILSHSRGTPNMTLRDAFESELVNELEGQLVYLEVRANAFELRAATFEEAEQHWQVNEPQETTVLEKNTDYSTLISMQDADLSFLNRIGGKAANFGEIASLVDSRGLAMPVPEGNAFAIPFHYYERHMERSGIDVWINDLLQDDRFNEDPAHRAEMLKQVRDSIRAYPVEPGLIEVVEERINFFQDFDAFRFRSSTNAEDLEGFTGAGLYTSKSAKKDNPNKTVEIAIRQVWAGLWNWRAFEERSYFKIDHLSCAMGVLVHRSFPNENANGVMITTNLYNDNEGYIINVQFGEESIVFPEPGVLHDQIILFDGSIDGREPFIVEYLSFSNLSGYTRPVMTDEELFELGRFAKLIKRHYFFNVPNNCNCRYESFGMDLEFKIDSQVSPRKVYIKQARPYYQYQR from the coding sequence ATGCTAAGGGTACTACTTACATGCTTTTTGTTTTTAGGTCTGTTGTCAGGCTATGGTCAGTCCATCTATACAGGTACTGTCACGGATATCGTGTCGGGTTCGCCGTTGGATGGTATGTCGGTGGATATGGTGCTGGAAGATGGAATAGTTTCCACGGTAACCAACAGAGACGGAAATTTCTTTCTCGAATACAATAACACGGTAGTTGCGTCGGATCAGCCGGTGGTTTTGCGAAATACATTGGCCTGGAGTGAGCAAGAAAACGTGCGGGTTGAGTTATTCGATTTGGGAGGGCGTGTGCTCCGTAGAGAACGAGTAGTTACGGATCGCTATATTATTCCATCGCTAAAACCCGGTATGTTCGTGATGCGAGTGACGGTGAATGGATCGGTCTTTGGCTACAAGGTGGTGTCAAATGGACTGCAGACCTATCTTGTAGACCTAAGGGCACAACACTTCCGGTTTTTAGAATCAAGTGATACACTGATCTTCAACAAAGCAGATTATCTTGAACGGAGAATGGTGGTCCATCAATCGAATGGGCATCAGCACATCAGGATGTTACGGACTTCCTATCAGGACAACCTGGACTTTTTGCCGGAGTTAAGCGATCCGATCGTGTTTGACCTGTTAGGAGGTAACCCGCCCAGGAGCAACCTTTCGGATGTCACGAGTATCAAGTTGATCTATGACATGGACAGAGACCGGATCTACTATCAGAATACGTCCAAATACATTTATCACTTTCAATTTGCTGAGCAGGTACTCGGGTACGATAAGGGACACTTTACATACAACATCACCCAATATCAGGAACATCCCGACAGGAGATACCTGATGGGTAGTGTGAATTATTACCATACGCAGGATCGATATGTCCTTCAATTGGTGACTGCCAATGAGATGAGCTGCAGTCAGTTGAAGACTTTGTTCAATAAGATCAGTGAGACGAGTTATTTCGGGGAAGAATTGACCTTTTTGATGCAGACTGATCGATATGAAACCTGCGACGGAATCCGTAAGATTGATCCGGATGAGTTATTAGAAGGGCAGAATTTTCAGGCCATGAATGCTGGTATCAACTATGGGTATTTGCGTAAAGTACGCCTGGAAGATTTGGAAACCACCTATCTCGGGCGTCGTGATCTTGTCGTGCTGGACGGCATTCCCAACGATATACCAGTAGTGGCCGGGATCATCACTACCGCATATCAAACACCACTAAGCCATATCAATATCCTGAGCCACAGCCGTGGTACACCTAACATGACATTGCGCGATGCTTTTGAAAGTGAACTTGTAAATGAGCTTGAAGGGCAGCTGGTGTACCTGGAAGTGAGGGCCAATGCATTTGAGCTAAGAGCCGCGACCTTTGAAGAGGCAGAACAACATTGGCAGGTGAATGAGCCTCAAGAAACAACTGTATTGGAAAAGAATACGGACTATTCTACATTGATCAGCATGCAAGATGCGGATTTGTCTTTCCTCAACCGAATTGGAGGCAAGGCGGCAAACTTTGGAGAGATTGCCAGTCTGGTGGATTCTCGTGGATTAGCTATGCCTGTACCTGAAGGCAATGCTTTTGCTATTCCTTTTCATTACTATGAAAGACACATGGAAAGATCAGGGATTGATGTCTGGATCAATGATCTCTTGCAAGATGATAGGTTCAATGAGGACCCAGCACACCGCGCTGAAATGCTCAAACAAGTAAGAGACAGCATTCGGGCCTATCCGGTGGAGCCAGGTTTGATCGAAGTAGTGGAAGAAAGAATCAACTTCTTTCAGGACTTTGATGCGTTTCGGTTCCGATCTTCTACAAACGCGGAAGACCTGGAAGGATTTACCGGAGCTGGTTTATACACCTCCAAATCTGCAAAAAAGGATAATCCCAATAAGACGGTGGAAATCGCCATAAGGCAGGTATGGGCAGGTCTTTGGAATTGGCGCGCGTTTGAGGAACGGAGCTATTTTAAGATCGATCACCTGAGTTGCGCGATGGGTGTGTTGGTGCATCGTTCATTCCCCAATGAAAATGCCAATGGGGTGATGATCACCACCAATCTATATAACGACAATGAGGGGTACATCATCAATGTGCAGTTCGGAGAAGAGAGCATTGTCTTCCCGGAACCGGGGGTATTGCACGATCAAATCATTTTGTTCGATGGTTCTATCGATGGTCGTGAACCGTTCATTGTAGAATACCTGAGTTTTTCGAACTTATCTGGTTATACCCGTCCGGTGATGACCGATGAGGAACTGTTTGAACTGGGCCGTTTTGCCAAGTTGATCAAGCGACATTACTTTTTCAATGTACCGAATAACTGCAATTGTAGGTATGAGTCGTTCGGGATGGATCTGGAGTTTAAAATAGATTCGCAAGTCTCGCCGCGAAAAGTATACATCAAACAGGCGCGACCTTATTATCAATATCAACGATGA
- a CDS encoding DUF808 domain-containing protein: MASGIFALLDDIATLMDDVATMSQVAGKSTAGILGDDLAVNAEKSSGFLSSRELPALWAIGKGSLLNKAIILPFAFLLSAFLPAAITIILIIGGLYLAYEGAEKIYEFLFPHTHDKRHPTAKNLTEEELLVVEKKKVKSAIITDFILSVEIVIIALGTVLDAPLTTQIIVVSLIALLATVGVYGIVALIVRMDDVGYKLIQLNPEDNTFSDKLGHFLVRALPKVIKSLSVIGTIALFMVSGGLFVHNLAFMHHLEELIPIPGLLFESLTGLLFGFIVLLVVMGATKLWKKKDLKTD; this comes from the coding sequence ATGGCCTCCGGAATTTTCGCACTACTCGATGATATCGCTACACTCATGGATGATGTAGCTACCATGAGCCAGGTCGCAGGTAAGAGTACTGCAGGTATCCTCGGCGACGACCTGGCTGTAAATGCGGAGAAGTCATCAGGATTCTTGTCCTCTCGAGAATTACCCGCTTTATGGGCCATTGGCAAAGGATCATTGCTCAATAAAGCGATCATCCTGCCCTTTGCCTTTCTGCTCAGCGCCTTCCTACCGGCAGCCATTACAATCATTCTGATCATTGGCGGCCTTTACCTGGCTTATGAAGGAGCAGAAAAGATCTACGAATTCTTATTCCCACATACCCATGACAAACGACACCCCACTGCAAAAAATCTCACAGAAGAGGAGTTGCTGGTGGTTGAAAAGAAAAAAGTAAAGTCCGCCATCATTACGGATTTTATCCTATCCGTAGAAATAGTGATCATCGCCCTGGGCACCGTGCTCGATGCGCCACTGACCACTCAAATCATAGTCGTCTCTCTGATTGCTTTATTAGCCACTGTAGGTGTATATGGTATTGTGGCACTCATAGTCAGAATGGACGATGTTGGATACAAACTCATTCAGCTTAACCCGGAGGACAACACTTTTTCTGATAAACTGGGTCACTTTTTGGTGCGCGCTTTACCCAAAGTGATCAAAAGCCTTTCTGTGATTGGCACCATTGCGTTGTTCATGGTATCCGGTGGTCTATTTGTCCACAACCTCGCCTTCATGCATCACCTGGAAGAACTGATTCCCATACCAGGACTTTTGTTCGAATCCCTGACGGGACTCCTATTCGGCTTCATTGTTTTGTTGGTGGTAATGGGTGCAACGAAATTGTGGAAAAAGAAGGATCTAAAAACCGATTGA
- a CDS encoding histidine kinase dimerization/phosphoacceptor domain -containing protein, producing MLESEAEVSDSALYHVLKEIVDNEGKPDVALSYGLDLIKLLSNSKYKSNSKYKRRLGRAYDDVHLIHRQLGNLEIASKYYYNALSIFQEIGRKDDLAASYAQEASLLVLEGQYKEAVSEYIKSLEIYQELQDTLMTNIIRINLGETYRLFEQFDFAALYSKLALRENFQGDEIVTGYGSGNLGMVYYAINQLDSARVLLETSITILEPLGDVYSVVVYSFELGKVLVAQGDRSAGEDKMLDAYQVALNEGLKEQVRDFSQYLATYYAEQEDYRTALRYQKQYEVYKDSLINIDNVRNVERLRGQHEVEQRDTEIAFLNELNKSQQNTLIAIGSGTTILFILLALLYRNNQEKKKANITLARREKEKGLLLSELNHRTKNNLNMISSLLNLQSDELGDASAAEAVRQGRYRVDSLALIHKKLYQEDYSSLQMDQYLLELLEHLQESFDPGVTMDATILPEAMKVDRAIPLALIVNELVTNALKYGKAPNGSSLIRVSLEVVAANYQLFIRDNGPGMEAPDVDNLLSFGLKLIYSLADQLEGTLYFRNVNGAEWTLTFPK from the coding sequence GTGCTCGAAAGCGAGGCTGAAGTCAGTGATTCGGCATTGTACCATGTTCTTAAAGAAATTGTTGATAATGAAGGCAAGCCGGATGTGGCGTTGAGTTATGGGTTGGACCTAATAAAGCTCTTATCCAATAGCAAGTACAAGTCCAATAGCAAGTACAAACGTCGACTTGGACGGGCGTATGATGATGTTCACCTGATACATCGTCAGCTTGGAAATTTGGAAATTGCATCAAAGTATTATTACAACGCCTTATCTATTTTTCAGGAAATCGGAAGGAAGGACGATTTAGCTGCAAGTTATGCGCAAGAGGCTTCGCTTCTAGTACTTGAAGGACAATACAAGGAAGCTGTATCCGAGTATATCAAAAGCCTGGAAATTTATCAAGAATTGCAGGATACCCTGATGACCAATATTATCAGGATCAATTTGGGTGAAACTTATCGACTCTTCGAACAATTTGATTTCGCAGCGCTATACAGTAAGTTGGCCCTAAGAGAGAACTTTCAGGGAGATGAAATCGTGACCGGTTATGGATCAGGCAACCTGGGCATGGTCTATTACGCCATAAATCAATTGGATTCTGCAAGGGTATTATTAGAAACTTCCATTACCATATTAGAGCCACTTGGTGATGTGTATTCCGTAGTGGTCTACTCTTTTGAGTTGGGGAAGGTGCTCGTGGCTCAAGGGGATCGTTCCGCGGGAGAAGACAAAATGTTGGATGCGTATCAGGTAGCATTAAATGAAGGATTGAAGGAACAGGTACGGGACTTCAGTCAGTATTTGGCCACTTATTATGCGGAACAGGAAGACTATCGGACTGCCTTGAGGTACCAAAAACAGTACGAAGTTTACAAGGACAGCCTGATCAATATCGACAATGTGCGCAATGTAGAGCGGCTGAGGGGGCAGCATGAAGTGGAGCAGCGTGATACGGAAATTGCTTTTCTGAATGAGTTGAACAAAAGCCAACAAAATACCCTCATAGCCATCGGTTCCGGGACGACCATTTTATTCATTTTATTGGCCCTGCTCTATCGCAACAATCAAGAGAAGAAGAAAGCCAATATTACTCTCGCAAGGCGGGAAAAAGAAAAAGGTCTGCTGTTAAGCGAGCTGAATCATCGGACAAAGAATAATCTGAACATGATCTCCAGTTTGTTGAACCTACAGTCTGATGAACTTGGAGATGCTTCAGCAGCGGAGGCGGTTCGGCAAGGACGCTACCGGGTGGACAGTCTGGCCCTGATCCATAAGAAGCTGTACCAGGAAGATTATTCCAGCCTCCAGATGGATCAGTACCTGCTTGAATTGCTGGAGCACCTACAGGAAAGCTTTGACCCGGGGGTTACCATGGATGCCACCATTCTGCCGGAGGCGATGAAGGTGGACCGGGCTATACCTTTGGCGCTGATCGTAAACGAGTTGGTGACCAATGCCTTGAAATACGGCAAGGCGCCCAATGGCAGTTCATTGATTCGGGTTTCACTGGAAGTGGTAGCGGCAAATTACCAACTCTTTATTCGTGATAACGGACCGGGAATGGAAGCTCCGGACGTGGATAATTTGTTGTCTTTTGGATTGAAATTGATTTACTCTCTGGCTGATCAACTCGAGGGAACACTGTATTTTCGAAACGTGAATGGGGCCGAATGGACCCTCACGTTTCCTAAATGA